A genomic window from Fusarium oxysporum Fo47 chromosome X, complete sequence includes:
- a CDS encoding Chloroperoxidase — protein MLFNVAFFCSAALAVSASNEWRAPTASDRRSPCPMVNAVANHGYLPRDGLHISLEDLIVAFTDAINLDPAATALVGQKALTTGNNGTFNLDDLNKHGVIEHDGSLSRADIFFGDNHSFNETIWASTASHFTEPTISIATAAKARKERLKAAEAANPEFSLPADLQQFSFIETALYLSVFGNLNDGNAKTEWVKTLFQEERLPIEEGFKRSDDVITAAGILGLVAKVAVASI, from the exons ATGCTTTTTAACGTTGCCTTCTTTTGCTCTGCAGCTCTGGCTGTTAGCGCCAGCAATGAGTGGCGCGCACCTACGGCGTCTGATC GCCGAAGCCCTTGCCCCATGGTGAATGCAGTCGCCAATCACGGATATCTGCCTCGCGACGGCCTCCATATCTCGCTTGAGGATCTGATCGTCGCCTTCACCGACGCCATCAACCTCGATCCAGCTGCGACAGCTCTCGTCGGCCAAAAGGCTCTCACCACTGGGAACAATGGCACTTTCAACCTCGATGACCTGAACAAGCATGGAG TTATCGAGCACGACGGCAGTCTGAGCCGCGCcgacatcttcttcggcgATAACCACAGCTTCAACGAGACCATCTGGGCCTCCACAGCCTCTCACTTCACCGAGCCAACCATCTCCATCGCGACCGCCGCCAAGGCTCGCAAAGAGCGCCTCAAAGCCGCTGAAGCTGCCAACCCCGAGTTCTCCCTACCTGCCGATCTTCAGCAGTTCAGCTTCATCGAGACTGCGCTCTACCTGTCTGTCTTTGGAAATTTGAACGATGGAAATGCCAAGACAGAGTGGGTCAAAACATTGTTCC AGGAGGAACGCTTGCCTATTGAGGAGGGATTCAAGAGATCTGACGATGTGATCACTGCTGCTGGtatccttggtcttgttgccaAGGTGGCCGTTGCTAGTATTTAA
- a CDS encoding aspartic peptidase domain-containing protein → MKFSSVVTSGLASFTLVAGLPTVTSSNEHSVQQVRNPVYKRNGIAALGKIYRKYHIDLPEYLENSVLARRDGTGTVANKPIENNSEWLTPVQIGNPPRTFQMDLDTGSSDLWVYGSNAATAGGSSNRYNASNSKSCEEMAGAKWTIEYGDGSGASGHVVKDTVSIGGLSVEAQAVQVADKVHESFAQQQDLDGLLGLGFSSINTVTPKKQKTFFENAKTEHGTGVFTADLQHDAPGTYTFGVINKTAYEGDITYTAVDSSTGMWTFTSTGFAVGKGNITKTPITAIADTGTSLMFLPEQVNKAYYSQIDGARVDTTAGGYVFPCDTKMPDFTFYMGETGITVPGSYMNFAPLEGPVPGEKEGKREVGTCYGGLQSSAGDINIFGDIALKAAFVVFDAEKTRIGFAKKTLVGVE, encoded by the coding sequence ATGAAGTTCTCTTCAGTTGTCACGAGCGGGCTCGCATCTTTCACACTGGTCGCTGGCCTTCCGACTGTTACATCATCAAATGAACACTCTGTTCAACAAGTCCGAAATCCAGTATATAAGCGCAATGGAATTGCAGCTCTCGGCAAGATATATCGAAAATATCACATCGATCTTCCGGAATACCTCGAAAATTCAGTACTTGCTCGTCGAGATGGTACGGGCACCGTCGCCAATAAACCTATCGAGAATAATTCCGAGTGGTTGACACCGGTTCAAATCGGAAATCCTCCAAGGACATTCCAGATGGATCTAGATACAGGATCATCGGATCTTTGGGTATATGGTTCAAATGCAGCTACTGCTGGCGGTAGCAGCAACCGATACAATGCCTCCAATTCGAAGTCTTGTGAGGAGATGGCCGGTGCAAAGTGGACGATTGAGTACGGTGATGGAAGTGGCGCTTCGGGTCATGTTGTGAAAGATACAGTCTCCATCGGCGGCCTGTCAGTGGAGGCTCAGGCGGTACAAGTCGCCGATAAGGTACATGAGTCTTTTGCACAGCAGCAAGACTTGGACGGCCTTTTAGGATTGGGTTTCAGCTCCATCAACACGGTCACTCCgaagaaacaaaagacaTTCTTTGAGAATGCAAAGACAGAGCATGGCACTGGGGTCTTTACCGCGGATTTACAGCATGACGCTCCAGGTACATATACCTTTGGCGTCATTAACAAGACAGCATACGAGGGGGATATTACGTATACGGCTGTTGATTCATCGACGGGAATGTGGACATTCACTTCAACGGGATTTGCCGTTGGAAAAGGCAATATCACCAAGACGCCCATCACCGCCATCGCCGACACAGGGACATCACTCATGTTCCTCCCCGAACAAGTCAACAAGGCGTACTATTCACAGATCGACGGTGCCAGAGTCGACACAACAGCGGGAGGCTACGTTTTCCCGTGCGACACGAAAATGCCCGATTTTACGTTCTACATGGGGGAGACGGGTATCACAGTCCCGGGGTCTTACATGAATTTCGCACCGCTTGAGGGGCCTGTTCCGGGGGAGAAGGAAGGGAAGAGGGAGGTTGGGACTTGCTACGGTGGATTGCAGTCGAGTGCGGGCGATATCAATATCTTTGGTGATATTGCTTTGAAGGCGGCCTTTGTGGTGTTTGATGCGGAAAAGACGAGGATCGGGTTTGCGAAGAAGACTTTGGTTGGAGTTGAGTAG
- a CDS encoding permease for cytosine/purines, uracil, thiamine, allantoin-domain-containing protein — protein MSLPTHTAEATHEKSATVSSSPTGDESSNPPSISLSSFQKLNNRIEGLAGLEARGIERVLPEERQEASSAADLQVAVLWFSANLSLNNLATGLFGPMVFGLGFLDSALLAVFGTILGACSTAYMATWGPQSGNRTMVVLRYFMGYWPSKLPTFLNIVLMVGYATIDCIIGGQVLSAVSGGTMTILVGVIVVAIVSWVVAVFGMRIFHTYERYAWIAQVVVLAVLIGVAGPSFNAAAKPTVSGNVLAASRLSFFSLCFYVPNSWAAAASDFYVYYPERTSRLKVFLLTVTGLTVSFTLVYLIAIGLATGIVDNKAWSDANAISTGALIVEAYSPLHGFGNFCSVIIALGVIANSTPSLYSASLGCQVLGRYTKAVPRWAWSTVMSVITLVLAMAGRESLFVVFQNFVSLMGYWVMLMICIVMEEHWFFRGRQGFDWTAWEDKNYLPIGLAALASFIIGWVGAILGMSQVWYIGPISKAASNADLGMWLGCGFAIIVFPVLRYFELKIYKR, from the exons ATGTCTCTACCAACACACACGGCAGAAGCCACGCATGAGAAGTCAGCGACCGTGAGCTCATCACCCACGGGCGATGAAAGCTCAAACCCCCCTAGCATCTCCCTGTCGTCCTTCCAGAAGCTGAATAATCGCATCGAAGGCCTCGCTGGGCTTGAAGCCCGAGGTATTGAGCGTGTTCTTCCAGAGGAACGACAAGAAGCTTCTAGTGCTGCTGACTTGCAGGTTGCGGTGCTATGGTTCAGTGCGAATCTGTCGCTGAACAACCTGGCGACGGGTCTGTTTGGACCTATGGTCTTTGGCTTGGGATTTCTTGATAGCGCGTTGCTTGCTGTCTTTGGAACGATTCTTGGGGCTTGTTCAACGGCGTACATGGCGACTTGGGGGCCGCAGAGTGGGAATCGTACCATG GTTGTTCTGCGATACTTCATGGGTTACTGGCCATCTAAGCTTCCGACATTCCTCAACATCGTTCTCATGGTCGGATATGCTACCATTGACTGCATTATCGGTGGACAGGTCTTGTCAGCCGTCAGTGGCGGAACCATGACCATCTTGGTTGgcgtcatcgtcgtcgccATCGTCTCATGGGTCGTCGCCGTCTTTGGCATGAGGATCTTCCATACTTATGAACG ATACGCTTGGATCGCTCAGGTCGTTGTCCTTGCCGTGCTTATCGGCGTTGCAGGGCCCTCCTTCAATGCCGCCGCTAAACCCACTGTCTCTGGCAATGTACTCGCTGCCAGCCGATTGTCGTTCTTCTCCCTCTGTTTCTATGTCCCCAACTCAtgggctgctgctgcttctgacTTTTATGTCTACTACCCAGAGCGCACTTCCCGCCTCAAGGTCTTTTTGCTCACTGTCACTGGATTGACAGTGTCGTTTACCCTTGTGTATCTCATTGCTATTGGCCTTGCTACTGGTATTGTTGATAACAAGGCTTGGTCTGATGCCAATGCCATCAGCACCGGTGCTCTCATTGTCGAGGCTTATAGTCCTCTTCATGGCTTTGGCAACTTCTGCTCTGTTATCATCGCCCTTGGTGTCATTGCCAACAGTACTCCATCTTTGTACTCCGCCTCACTTGGATGCCAGGTTCTCGGTCGCTATACTAAGGCTGTTCCACGATGGGCCTGGTCAACCGTCATGTCTGTCATCACTCTCGTCCTCGCTATGGCCGGTCGTGAAAGCCTGTTCGTTGTCTTCCAGAACTTTGTCAGTCTGATGGGTTACTGGGTCATGCTTATGATTTGCATCGTCATGGAGGAACACTGGTTCTTCCGAGGTCGCCAAGGTTTTGACTGGACCGCTTGGGAGGACAAGAACTATCTTCCCATTGGTCTTGCTGCTCTCGCAAGCTTCATCATTGGTTGGGTTGGTGCTATCCTCGGCATGTCCCAGGTTTGGTACATCGGTCCTATTTCTAAAGCTGCTTCTAATGCGGATTTGGGAATGTGGCTGGGTTGCGGATTCGCTATTATTGTCTTCCCTGTCTTGCGATACTTTGAGCTCAAGATTTATAAGCGATAG